CGGCAACAACCACGAACGGCATCAGCCATACAGGTGTCCACCATGCTTCTGGAAAATCGAATACAGGTACCCTGAAAACCAGCTCAAGAATCGGATCCGCGATCATGCTCAGTGAAACGGCAATAAGCGTTATGAATACGCTGAAATAGAGTGTCCCAAGCGGAAGCATGAGTATCAGATACAGAAGAGATGACCATGTGCTCCTTGTGGTAAAGACACCCTTAACGCTTCCCCACCAGCCATTGCCCTTCCTGATGAAGACCGTCCGGCGCGGCATTCTCACTCCCAGCAACGCTTCTACTATCCTTCCCTCGACCAGCGCTATACCCCTGAAGGAGAGAAAGAAGAGCCATGTCAGCGGGACACCTATTATCAGCACAATAAGACCCGCAGATACAGAGAGCCCTGTAACAGCCCACGTGAAGTAAATGATACCTGTAGCAAGAGCAAGGATCATGTACAGAAGCGCCCCCCATGCCACAGGTTCAGTAATTATGCCGCAGAACTTCGCAAGTCCTTTACTGCCCTGCTTCTGTTTCGCAGCCGCAAGGACGGGGGTTGTGTACTCCTCCACCACTCGATAATGATCAGCAACCTCATCGGGGGCTCCATACTTGTCGATAACGGCCTTAACAGCTTCTTCTACTGTCTTCACGGGACGATCGGACAACTTATTCTCAACAGCGGTTGTGAGATGATCCTCAGCGTCTGCCAGGGCGTCCTGGATGGTTGCCCTGTCACTGCCTTTCAATTCATTTCTGAATGAATTCAGGTATTCTTCAATTGCTTTATACATCGTGAACACCTCCAATTACTCTGTTCACCATAGTGCTTGTCCTTTCCCAGATGCCTATCCATCTTTGAAGGGTTTGTTTGCCCTCATCAGTGATTGTGTAGTACCTTCTTGGCGGACCTGATACCGACGGTTCCACAATACTTGAGAGAAGATCATTTCTCTCAAGTGACCTCAAAACAGGATAGAGTACGCCGTGCTTAATGAGTGGGAGTTCTTCATCTTTATCCTCCATGAATTTAGCGATCTGGTAGCCGTACATGGGTTCATCGGCATTCTGCATAATGCTGAGAAGCGCAAGTGATGTAATACCGGCACTCAATTCCTTCAGGAACTTCCTGTCGGTCGCCACTACTTCATCATCAGAAACTTCCCCGGACCGGGAAGGGTCAATCATTCTTTCACATCCTTTCCGTTTTCATGGCCAGACACTAATCTCAGATCAATACTACTACGAACTTAACACTATGTCAAATATAACTGCGGTGAAGATCATGATTAAGACAGCGGGAACTGCTGAAACGCCGCGCCTTTATTATGATACCTTTCTACAGTACACGGCATAAGCCTTAAATCCGCATATTTCACCAGGTTGCGTAACGAAACGGTGTAGAAGCGCTCGCAGACAAGGCATGCGAGTGAGATCGACGAAGATGTATTATATATACTTCAAGGAAGATCGATTGAGCATAACGCAGTATGCGAGTGCCTTATGCGCCGTTGCAGTAGTAACTCTGGTGAGATATGCGGATTAAACAGGGAGCATCATGATATCTGAAAACACGATTGAACACGGTACCAATTTCATAAGAGAAATCGTAGAGAAAGACCTGCTTGATGGCAAGCACGGCGGAAGGATACACACGAGGTTCCCGCCGGAGCCGAATGGATACCTTCATATCGGCCATGCAAAAGCGATCTGCATTGATTTTGGAATAGCTGAAGAGTATAACGGTATATGCAATCTTCGATTCGACGATACAAACCCGGTAAAGGAAGATGTCAAATATGTGGAATCAATACAGAAAGATATCAAATGGCTTGGATTTGACTGGGAAGACAGGCTGTTCTTCGCTTCTGACTATTTCGAGCAGATGTACATGTATGCCGAGCAGTTAATTGAGAAAGGTGTTGCATATGTTTGCGATCTTTCCGCTGAGGATGTCCGGAAATACAGGGGGACACTAACTGAACCTGGAATTAACAGCCCTTACAGAAACCGCTCAGCGGAGGAGAGCCTTGATCTCTTCCGGAGGATGAAAACGGGTGAATTCCCCAGCGGTTCGAGAACACTCAGAGCGAAGATTGATATGTCTTCTCCAAACATGAACATGCGCGATCCGGCAATTTACCGCATACTGAAGAAGAGTCACCACAGAACGGGTAACGAGTGGTGCATATACCCCATGTATGACTATGCGCACTGTCTTGAGGATTCAATTGAAGGAATAACACACTCACTCTGCTCGCTTGAATTCGAGAATAACCGACCGATATATGACTGGATACTCGACCAGCTTGGAGTATTTCATCCTCAGCAGATCGAGTTTGCCAGGCTGAACCTCACGTACACTGTGATGTACAAGCGCAAACTCGCTCAACTCGTGGAAGATGGATACGTAAACGGCTGGGATGACCCGCGGATGCCTACTCTTTCAGGACTCAGGCGGAGAGGAGTAACTTCTGAATCGATAAGGAATTTCATTGACAGAATAGGAGTCGCGAAAAGGGACAGCACTGTGGACATGGCACTCCTCGATTTCTGCATCAGAGAAGACCTGAACATTCGAGCAGAAAGAAGAATGGGTGTTCTTGACCCGCTCAAGGTGGTTATAGAAAACTATCCTGAGGATCTGACAGAGGAGATGGAATTCGTAAATAATCCTGAGGACGAAGAAGCGGGAACAAGGATGGTTCCTTTCTCAAGGGAACTGTTCATAGAAAGACAGGACTTCATGGAAGATCCGCCAAAGAAGTTCTTCAGACTGGCACCGGGAAGAGAAGTACGCCTGAGATACGCCTATTTCATAGCCTGCAGGGATATAGTAAAGGATGAATACGGCAATATTATAGAGCTTCGGTGTACATATGACCCTGAGACCCGTGGCGGCAACGCCCCTGATGGAAGAAAGGTGAAGGGAACGATTCACTGGGTATCAGCAGAGCATTCCCTGAAGGCAGAAGTCAGACTCTACGACAGGCTTTTTACTGTGGAAAATCCTCTCGCAGAGGATGATTTCATGAAGACTATAAACCCTGATTCACTTTCAGTTCTCACCGGTTGCAGACTCGAACCATCAGCTGCTGATTTCAAAGCTGGTGTTCCTCTGCAGTTCGAAAGAAAGGGATATTTCTGCGCAGATCCAGAATCCATGCCGGATAAGCTTATCTTTAACAGAACGATCTCTCTTCGAGATACGTGGAAAAAGATCCAGCGTAATACCGGTGGGGAATAGGTATTTTTCAAGCCGGGGGAAGTAATGAATCAGAAGCAATATCAGGAACTGATAAGGATAAGACAGCATCTTCACAGTATTCCTGAGCTGTCAGGAAAGGAATCATCCACAGCTGAGTATCTGAAAGCACTTCTGCTAGGCTGCAATCCGGACAATCTGATAACGGAACTTGGCGGTACAGGAATAGCAGCAGTCTTCAATGGTCCAATCACAGGCCCCAGGATTCTTCTAAGGTGTGACATGGATGCGATACCGGTTCTGGAGAAAATGGATCTGCCTTACTCCTCAACTATGGATGGGATTTCCCACAAGTGCGGACACGATGGACATATGGCAATAATGGCAGGTATCGCGAAGTGGCTATCGGAAAACCGTCCAGATTCTGGATCCGTTGTTCTGCTCTTCCAGCCTGCTGAAGAAACCGGGGAGGGAGCTATTCGGGTTCTGAAAGACCCGCGGTTTCAGGATATAATGCCTGACTTTGTCTTCGCTCTGCACAATCTGCCAGGATTTCCAATCGGAAGCATAATTCTGCGTACAGGTATTTTCGCTTCCGCATCCAGAGGTATGGTAATCGAGCTTTCAGGATCCTCTTCGCACGCCGCTGAACCGGACCTGGGCCGAAGCCCTGCCCTTGCGATAGCCTTGATGATCCAGACTTTCAATGATTTTCCGGCTTCTGATAATCCCATGAACGATCTCGCGAATGCAACCATAACTCACGCGAGAATAGGAGAGCCCGTATTCGGAACTTCCCCCGGTAAGGGGCTTCTGATGGTAACTCTGAGATCTGGCAATATGAAAGCAATGAAATCTCTGTCACAGCGGTCTGAAGATAGTGTAAGGGAAATTGCGAATTCCTGCGAGCTTAATGTTCAAATAAGCTGGACAGAAGAATTTCCATTGACAGAGAACTCAGAAAATACCGTTGACCTGGTCAGAACAGCCGCGGAATATCTTGGACTTGAGATAATCCAGCCTGATAAACCTTTCCCATGGTCTGAGGATTTCGGTCACTTCACTATGAGCTATCCAGGAACCCTCTTCGGAATCGGAGCCGGAATCCACTCATCCGCGCTGCACAGCCCGGAATACGACTTTCCCGATGAGCTTATTACTACTGGAGTCAATGTTTTCAGACAAATCATAGAGTACTACAGCATAAAGTAAATCGAATATCCCTGTCGCCATATCAGGAATAGAGTGTCGGTGGAAGAATCAATGATCCTGTCAACTTCTAACGGGGTTCTCACTTCAACTCCATCTATCTCCAGGATTACGTCTCCTATCTGAATTCCGGCTCGAGCTACTCTCCCTGACAGCTGAATCTCAAGCACCAGCACACCCTGCAGGGTTTCATCACCAAGAGCTCTGGCTGTTTCTATATTCAGCTCCTCAAGTATCCATCCATATTCTTCTGAAGCGGACGAGCAGTATGTTTCAACTGTTTCATCCTGTTCACGTTCTCCGAGTTCCACGTCGATGGTCCTGGTTCTTCC
The Candidatus Aegiribacteria sp. genome window above contains:
- a CDS encoding glutamine--tRNA ligase/YqeY domain fusion protein, yielding MISENTIEHGTNFIREIVEKDLLDGKHGGRIHTRFPPEPNGYLHIGHAKAICIDFGIAEEYNGICNLRFDDTNPVKEDVKYVESIQKDIKWLGFDWEDRLFFASDYFEQMYMYAEQLIEKGVAYVCDLSAEDVRKYRGTLTEPGINSPYRNRSAEESLDLFRRMKTGEFPSGSRTLRAKIDMSSPNMNMRDPAIYRILKKSHHRTGNEWCIYPMYDYAHCLEDSIEGITHSLCSLEFENNRPIYDWILDQLGVFHPQQIEFARLNLTYTVMYKRKLAQLVEDGYVNGWDDPRMPTLSGLRRRGVTSESIRNFIDRIGVAKRDSTVDMALLDFCIREDLNIRAERRMGVLDPLKVVIENYPEDLTEEMEFVNNPEDEEAGTRMVPFSRELFIERQDFMEDPPKKFFRLAPGREVRLRYAYFIACRDIVKDEYGNIIELRCTYDPETRGGNAPDGRKVKGTIHWVSAEHSLKAEVRLYDRLFTVENPLAEDDFMKTINPDSLSVLTGCRLEPSAADFKAGVPLQFERKGYFCADPESMPDKLIFNRTISLRDTWKKIQRNTGGE
- a CDS encoding PadR family transcriptional regulator; the encoded protein is MIDPSRSGEVSDDEVVATDRKFLKELSAGITSLALLSIMQNADEPMYGYQIAKFMEDKDEELPLIKHGVLYPVLRSLERNDLLSSIVEPSVSGPPRRYYTITDEGKQTLQRWIGIWERTSTMVNRVIGGVHDV
- a CDS encoding sensor domain-containing protein, whose product is MYKAIEEYLNSFRNELKGSDRATIQDALADAEDHLTTAVENKLSDRPVKTVEEAVKAVIDKYGAPDEVADHYRVVEEYTTPVLAAAKQKQGSKGLAKFCGIITEPVAWGALLYMILALATGIIYFTWAVTGLSVSAGLIVLIIGVPLTWLFFLSFRGIALVEGRIVEALLGVRMPRRTVFIRKGNGWWGSVKGVFTTRSTWSSLLYLILMLPLGTLYFSVFITLIAVSLSMIADPILELVFRVPVFDFPEAWWTPVWLMPFVVVAGALLFLSTLHLAKLTGKIHGKFARAMLVS
- a CDS encoding amidohydrolase, with product MNQKQYQELIRIRQHLHSIPELSGKESSTAEYLKALLLGCNPDNLITELGGTGIAAVFNGPITGPRILLRCDMDAIPVLEKMDLPYSSTMDGISHKCGHDGHMAIMAGIAKWLSENRPDSGSVVLLFQPAEETGEGAIRVLKDPRFQDIMPDFVFALHNLPGFPIGSIILRTGIFASASRGMVIELSGSSSHAAEPDLGRSPALAIALMIQTFNDFPASDNPMNDLANATITHARIGEPVFGTSPGKGLLMVTLRSGNMKAMKSLSQRSEDSVREIANSCELNVQISWTEEFPLTENSENTVDLVRTAAEYLGLEIIQPDKPFPWSEDFGHFTMSYPGTLFGIGAGIHSSALHSPEYDFPDELITTGVNVFRQIIEYYSIK